Genomic window (Aquimarina sp. BL5):
ACCCAAAAGCAATTTATAACCATAAAATTTTTTCCGATTAATGGAAGCCAAGAACTTTCTATTGGAACATATTCGATAAATACTTTTCCTCTAACATCAACCTTTTGAAAGTTGTAGCCATTTTTAAATTCTTTCTTCAGCCACTCTTTTTTCTTCTCATATCCATTCTGACATTTTTTGTCACTTATAGCACAACAAATATGCTCGTCTTGAATATTCTTATCGGTAAGTTTTAGAATTTCCATTTTTTCGGTTTTATCAAAAGTAGAATGGTTGTAATTTCTTTCCTATGATAATCATCAACTTTTCCGAGTTAGTCCTGGTGTTCCTCAAATGCCCTACCTCCTTTATGTTATACATCCTTTTTCGTTTTTCCAAAACCGTAGGTAAGTTGACCCAAAAAACTTTTAGGTATTTTTTCATCACCCGGAAAACCAATTTCAATGGTACCACTATCTTCGGGTATATAATTAGTTTTGAAAATATAATCCCAGAGACTCAAACTAATCCCAAAATTAACACCATAAGAACCTTTGGGCAAAATATAAGAATGATGATATAAATGCATCACCGGATTGTTGAGAATATACTTCAGTGGTCCCCAAGTAATTTTAATATTAGCATGATTAAAATGGCCTATTGCTATCGCCAAAAAATGTACTATATAGGCTTGTTCCGGCTCAAAACCACCTAGAATCATTACTCCAATGGTTTTTAAGGGTTTATAGAATATATTTTCCATCCAATGATAACGAAGATGCGCTGCAAATCCCATTTCCTTCACTGAATGATGAATTTTATGAAACGTCCAAAGAAATGGATATTTATGCAATAACACATGCGTAAACCATTGTACAAAGTCTAATATGATAAAAAAGACAACTAATTGGATCCATTTTGGTAAAGCTGATATATCGATAATCGTTAAACTTTTAGTAGAAATTCCTAGATCACCAAAAAACACCCCTAACAACTCATAAAAACCACCTATAACAATAGCAAAAACAAAAAAATTGAAAAACATATAAAATCCATCTAACCAAAAATCTTTTCTGAAAGTAGATTGCTCTTTTCTCCAAGGAAATGTTACTTCCAATACCCAAACTAATAATGAAATTATAATCAATCCCCAGAAATAATTTGTGTACCATGGAACTTCTAGTACTATAGAATTCCAAGTCCATTGTACATTATTTTTAAAAGCATTTATGAATGAATTGATATATATTTCCATAGCATCTAGTTTACAGCAGAGATAACATCATACTTCTATAACGTATCACTAAAACAACTCTTTTTTATAATGTATCAAATAACCTAAAGAGTTTTAAATATTAAAGGTAGAAAAAGTTATTATCTGTTTCGGTAACAAAAGTTACAATCTGCACTATTTAAACAGAACATCTTGCAACAGTAACTAGAAATTAATATAAGATCTCAAAAAACTTATAAAATAAAGGAACATCTTCTTCTTTAGAAACATCACTCACCTCAGCAAACTTTGGTCCTTGGGTACACCATTCTAAAAATATTTTGAGCTGATTTTCATTTCCTTCTGCTTCAATGTAAACACTACCATCTGATTGATTTTTCACTATTCCTTTTATATTTAATTCCAGTGCTTTTTCTAAAGTACTTTTTCGATACCACACTCCCTGGACTTTCCCTTTTACTGAGATTTTATAATGTTTAAGCATAGTTACAAAGGTTTATCCATTTATTTTATAGATTGGATTTGTTTACAACAATATCCTACTCAAAATACTAAAAAACAAATTCAATGACAATTATCATATTAATTACTCTGAACATCTTCTAATTTTGATTTTGTAAAAACAATTAATCATGAAAAAAATCCTCGTCCCAATTGACTTTTCTGAATACTCAGAATATGCATTACAAGTTGCCGCTGATATTGCAAGAAAGCAACACGCAGAAATCATTGTATTACATATGCTTGGCTTATCAGAAGCTATTCTTACCAAAGATGAAGCTCAAGAAGCTGCGGAGGCTATTTATTATTTAAAACTAGCAGAAAAAAGATTTAAGACATTCTTAGATAAAGAATATCTGAAAGGCATTAAAATCACAGAAACTGTACAGAACTATAAAGTATTTAGTGAATTAAATGAAGTAGCTAATGAAAATGAAATAGATCTTATTGTGATGGGGTCTCACGGTAGTAGTGGATTAAGTGAGGTGTTTGTTGGCTCTAATACAGAAAAAGTAGTTCGTACTTCTGATATCCCAGTTTTGGTAATCAAAAATCAGATTGATGAATTCGATTTAAAAGAAGTAGTGTTTGCCTGTGATTTTAAAATGGAAAATATCCGTGCGTATCATAACGCCAATCGATTATTCACTTTATTTAATGCTACCGTACATATGGTGTATGTAAATCTACCAGGTGATCGATTTAGGAATTCTAATCAAATTGAAGAGCGAGTAAAAGAATTTCTTTTCAAAGCAGATTCAGGCAATTTAGAAAATTTTGATAAAGTAGTAGTTCAGAATGATTATTCTGTAGAGAATGGTATTTTTAACTATTGTCAAAAAATAAACGCAGATGTTATTGCAATACCAACTCATGGCAGAAGAGGATTATCACACTTTTTTAATGGAAGTATTGGAGAGGATATTGCTAATCACTCTAATAAACCTGTAATTACATTTAAGATCTAAGATCTTAGATTATATATATATTAAAGTTAAGTTTGTATGGAGTCGTCTGAAAATTATCCTTTCAGACGGCTTATTTTTTATAACGGTCTTACCTTAACAAAACTAGAACTGTCGGTTCATTTTATAAAGTTCCCAACGCTATTTCTATCATTTTACTGAAGGTAGTTTCTCTTTCTTCGGAAGTAGTTCTTTCTCCAGTAACAAGAGAGTCAGAAATGGTGAGAATTGCTAACGCTTTCACATTGAATTTTGCTGCAATCGTGTATAAACCTGCAGCTTCCATTTCTACACAAAGCACTCCAAATGCTGCCCATTTTTTATAAGAGTCAAAGTCATCTTCATAAAATTCATCTGCAGATAAAACGTTTCCTGCCTTAATAGGAATATTATGTTCCCGAGCATATAAAGCAGCTTTCATAAATAGTTCAAAATTAGCGGTGGGAGAATAATCTGCATTGATAAATCTAGAGTTATTAATCCCAGAAGTTGAAGAAGCAGCCATAGCAATCACAATATCTCTAAGCTTAACATCTTTCTGATAAGATCCAGAAGAACCTACCCTAATCAAATTTTGCGCACCAAAATCATTAATCAATTCATGACAATAAATCAATGAAGACGGAATACCCATTCCTGTTCCTTGCACAGAAACTCTCTTCCCACGATAACTACCAGTATATCCCAGCATTCCGCGAACCTTATTATAGCATACCGAATCTTCTAAAAATGTTTCAGCAATCCACTTTGCCCTCAGAGGATCTCCGGGTAATAAAACAGTTTCTGCTATCTCACCTCTTTTTGCTGCGATATGTGTACTCATCTGATTTTATTTTGAAGTTACCAAAGCTACTCCTGAAGAGGTTCCAAGTCGGGAAACACCCATATTAATATATCTTTCGGCAGTTTCTATGTCTCTAATCCCACCAGAAGCTTTTATTTTTATCTTATCCTGAACCATATCTCTCATTAACTTTATATCTTCTACAGTAGCTCCCTCTGTTCCAAAACCTGTAGAAGTTTTTATAAAGTCTGCTCCCGCATCAATGGATAATTGGCAAGCAATTTTCTTTTCTTCATTAGTAAGATAACAATTTTCAAAAATGACTTTTAATATAGTATCCCCAACAGCTCTTTTAATCGCAGCAATCTCATCCTGAACAATTTTGTGATAACCTGATTTGAGTAATCCTATATTAAGAACCATGTCTATTTCATTTGCTCCTTCTTCAATACATTGTTTTGCTTCAAATACTTTAGCCTTAATAGTCATTGCGCCTAATGGAAACCCTACTACAGCTGCTATTTTTACATCAGTTTTCATTAATTCACTGTAAGCCAGACCAACATATGCACCATTGACGCATACCGAATAGAAATTATACTTCTTTGCTTCTTTACATAACTTCTTTATATCCTCTACCGTGGCAGTTGCTTTTAGAATGGTGTGATCAATATATCTATTAAGATCCATAGCTATTTATGAGAATTTATGACTCCAATAATATCATGTTTTTGCAAAACACCAGATTGTCTCCAGAGCTGCTTTCCTTCTTTAAACAAAAGCATAGTTGGCACTCCTCTTACCTGATATTTAGCTGCTAAAGGTTGATTTTTATCAACATCAATTTTTACAATTTTTATGGCAGTACCTAGCTCTTCTTTCACCTCTTTCAGAATTGGCCCTAACATTTTACAAGGACCACACCAATCTGCATAAAAATCTACTAGTACCGGTGTTTCGGAATCAATAATATTGCTAAAGCTATCTTTCATCTATTTATAATTTATTGTTTTTTAAGGATCCCACTTCGACTCAATTCAGTGTAAGGATGAAATCACCAATTAATCATATCAATTGGTATAATCCATATTTTATGGCTTATTTCATTTTCCGTTTCTATTTATAAGTTGAAAATACTCTTTTTTTGTAAAAACATATTCATAGAATTTGAAAGAATATAGGATCCATCCAAAAGCCATTATAAATATACCTCGCTGGTACAATCCTCTATAATCAGAATGTACAATCATTAAATAGGATACGATTAAAGCTATAATCCCAACAGATATGGCCATTATTTTTTGATACCTCCATCTAATAATAAAACTAACGACTAAACAGTAGGTACAAAATGAAATTCCTGTTATTGTTGAAAAAACAGAGTGCATTTCATTCTGAAACGAATCGTAAACCACTCCACGATCGATAGGTGCGTGCATAAATATTCCTGTTAAAACGAAAGAAAGGCAAAAAATAAAAAGAGCGAATATTTGAACACGATGCTTTCCCACAACTTTGAAACCGTTGATAAAAGTTATAAAACCCAATAGGATAAAAACAAAATTCATTATCCAGTTATTTGGTGTATTTTGAGCTCCTAATTCACTTAAGGTATTTTCCGATATCAAATAGTCCGGATCCGAAAAAAAAGGTAATATGAATCCTGTTAATATCATAAGGATATATACTACCAAAAAAAGAACATAACTCTTTTCTGAATTTTTAGTATTCATTGTTATCCTATTAATGGTTGATCATTATATTTTTTAATAAGGTGCATTATCTCTTTAATTGGAATTTCGATAGAATAAGTTCCGGTATATGAAGGGCAAATAATACAATCATCAAAATAGAATTCTACAGTATCATCATTAACCACAAAATTGTTTTTATACACCTTAAAATCTTCTTCTGATAACTCCCAACATTCATAATACAATTCTCCAGAATTTATACTATTGGTTATTGTTTTATTTATAGTTGTAAGTAATTCTTTTTCCGAATTATTGATAAAAAAATCATTGTAATAAATGAATTTATGATTATTGAGATCAAAGTTTAGACACTCGAACATATACGTAGAATGCTTCATTCCTGAATAATAGTTTTCTTTATAAAGCAGTACACTGATAAGGTTACTTTTCACAGCATATACTTTATAATCAATTATTCTTTTATCCATACATCTCCCGATCCCGAGAGAATCACAGAATATTACTTTATCTTCTAAAATCTCATTTTCTGTAGCTTCTATATTCAAGTAATTTTCTGCTATGAAATCATTAAACTGAACATTATCAACATCCATTTCTTCATTGAGATAAGGATATTTATAGTTCAAAATATAGAAATCCTCTTCCTTATATAACTTTTTAGCAATTACCAGCTCTTGTAATTTATTCTTGTCATCTTCCGTAGTAATAAGACGTTCTACCTTTATGGATTTTGTTTTTTCCTGATTTAGTTCTAGCGTTTCTTCTGAGAAATATTGGGTACTATCTGTATTTTGATCAAGAAGCTGTTCACGCTCTATAACATCTTTTTTTGGGTTTTCTTTTATTTGAGTTCTAGTATTACACGCCATCAAACTTATGACAGCAACACTAATGATTAGGGTTTTCATATTATGATTTTTTGCTTTTTATAAAGGTAGTTTTGAGGGTACTCAAAAAATATGATATCAATCAGTTAAGAAGTAAAAAAAAGCGAGTTTCTTTTATAGAAACTCGCCCTTGTAAATAATCAATATGTAAAATATTAAAACAAGCCGTTCCCAATAATTATCAAACTATTTACCACTAAACTTGTAATCAGAAGATCTAATACCAATTTAGGTTTCTGAACGGTTAATATAGCAGCATTATGCGCACTACATACCGTAACTGTTAGAAAAACCAGAAACATTTGTAAAAAACCATTCCCATCAAACAAAGTAGTCATAATGGCGATGGAACCTAAACAGGTCGATGCTATGATTGCCAGAGCAGAGTATCCTATATAGTTTTCAGAAAAATCAGCATTCATTTTTGCGTATAGTGTCATAGTAGTTTGTTTTTTAATTTGAAGTAAAATTAGAGATGCTACGGTTGTTAAAATATGACAAAAGTCAGTTCTTAGATTTTATATTATTAAAGATCATTTATTAAGAATTATGTGAAGTCTTCCGAGCATCATTAATTCGGACTTATTTTTACCAGAAAAAGCATTGGCAATACTATTAGAAGTATTCCAAATCAATTGTTTAATTCTATCCGTAAAAAGTGATTTATGATTATTATAGAAAGAAGAAAACTCATTAAAACTAGCTTCTGCCTCGAGTGCTGAATAATCTAACCAATCAAAAACGATTTCGATCTGGAAAGCAGCATCTGCACCAAACTCATCTTCCAGATCATCAACAGCTAGCCATTCTGATTTTACGAGGTTTCTTAAAGATACATATTCAGATGTTCGTACTACTTTATCAGCTGCTGCTATAGCATAAAATAGTTTGCCTAAATTTTGGTAAAATGTAATCCCTATATTTTCTGTTGTATCCATTTTCTACAAAATTTATTGGTTTATGGGATAAATTTAATAAGTAGTTCCAACCTTTTTTATGATAAAAATCAGCTACTATAACAGGACAAAATTGTTACTTTTGAAGAATGAAAGTTTTCGAAAAAAACAACAATATTTTCAGAATACTTTCTGAAGCTATTTCAGAAGGAATAATTGTAGTGAATAAGGATCAAATAATTGTTGCTACTAATGAATCTGCAAATAACATCTTTGGGTATGAAAAAAATGAATTAGTTGGCAAAGAGTTGACTATTTTAATTCCAAAAAAACATCACAACACACACGGTGGATATGTAGATAAATTTATAGCAGATAGTGGAAAAAGGAAAATGGGACTAGGACGTGATCTTTTTGGTGTGCGAAAAAATGGCAACAAATTTCCGGTTGAAGTGGGATTAAACCCTTTTGAAATTTATGATAACTCTTATGTAATGGCTTTAATAAGCGATATTACATTGCGTAAAGAACAGGAAGTAAAAATTCAAGAATTAAATACTGAACTAGAGCAAAAAATAAAAAAACGAACGCAAGAACTTTACACTACAATAAAGGAACTAGAAGAAGAGATAAAGCTTCGTGAAAAAGCAGAAGCGGTTACAAAAGAAGCCTT
Coding sequences:
- a CDS encoding sterol desaturase family protein, with amino-acid sequence MEIYINSFINAFKNNVQWTWNSIVLEVPWYTNYFWGLIIISLLVWVLEVTFPWRKEQSTFRKDFWLDGFYMFFNFFVFAIVIGGFYELLGVFFGDLGISTKSLTIIDISALPKWIQLVVFFIILDFVQWFTHVLLHKYPFLWTFHKIHHSVKEMGFAAHLRYHWMENIFYKPLKTIGVMILGGFEPEQAYIVHFLAIAIGHFNHANIKITWGPLKYILNNPVMHLYHHSYILPKGSYGVNFGISLSLWDYIFKTNYIPEDSGTIEIGFPGDEKIPKSFLGQLTYGFGKTKKDV
- a CDS encoding acylphosphatase codes for the protein MLKHYKISVKGKVQGVWYRKSTLEKALELNIKGIVKNQSDGSVYIEAEGNENQLKIFLEWCTQGPKFAEVSDVSKEEDVPLFYKFFEILY
- a CDS encoding universal stress protein, translated to MKKILVPIDFSEYSEYALQVAADIARKQHAEIIVLHMLGLSEAILTKDEAQEAAEAIYYLKLAEKRFKTFLDKEYLKGIKITETVQNYKVFSELNEVANENEIDLIVMGSHGSSGLSEVFVGSNTEKVVRTSDIPVLVIKNQIDEFDLKEVVFACDFKMENIRAYHNANRLFTLFNATVHMVYVNLPGDRFRNSNQIEERVKEFLFKADSGNLENFDKVVVQNDYSVENGIFNYCQKINADVIAIPTHGRRGLSHFFNGSIGEDIANHSNKPVITFKI
- the deoD gene encoding purine-nucleoside phosphorylase, which encodes MSTHIAAKRGEIAETVLLPGDPLRAKWIAETFLEDSVCYNKVRGMLGYTGSYRGKRVSVQGTGMGIPSSLIYCHELINDFGAQNLIRVGSSGSYQKDVKLRDIVIAMAASSTSGINNSRFINADYSPTANFELFMKAALYAREHNIPIKAGNVLSADEFYEDDFDSYKKWAAFGVLCVEMEAAGLYTIAAKFNVKALAILTISDSLVTGERTTSEERETTFSKMIEIALGTL
- the deoC gene encoding deoxyribose-phosphate aldolase → MDLNRYIDHTILKATATVEDIKKLCKEAKKYNFYSVCVNGAYVGLAYSELMKTDVKIAAVVGFPLGAMTIKAKVFEAKQCIEEGANEIDMVLNIGLLKSGYHKIVQDEIAAIKRAVGDTILKVIFENCYLTNEEKKIACQLSIDAGADFIKTSTGFGTEGATVEDIKLMRDMVQDKIKIKASGGIRDIETAERYINMGVSRLGTSSGVALVTSK
- the trxA gene encoding thioredoxin translates to MKDSFSNIIDSETPVLVDFYADWCGPCKMLGPILKEVKEELGTAIKIVKIDVDKNQPLAAKYQVRGVPTMLLFKEGKQLWRQSGVLQKHDIIGVINSHK
- a CDS encoding DUF998 domain-containing protein codes for the protein MNTKNSEKSYVLFLVVYILMILTGFILPFFSDPDYLISENTLSELGAQNTPNNWIMNFVFILLGFITFINGFKVVGKHRVQIFALFIFCLSFVLTGIFMHAPIDRGVVYDSFQNEMHSVFSTITGISFCTYCLVVSFIIRWRYQKIMAISVGIIALIVSYLMIVHSDYRGLYQRGIFIMAFGWILYSFKFYEYVFTKKEYFQLINRNGK
- a CDS encoding RsiV family protein, whose translation is MKTLIISVAVISLMACNTRTQIKENPKKDVIEREQLLDQNTDSTQYFSEETLELNQEKTKSIKVERLITTEDDKNKLQELVIAKKLYKEEDFYILNYKYPYLNEEMDVDNVQFNDFIAENYLNIEATENEILEDKVIFCDSLGIGRCMDKRIIDYKVYAVKSNLISVLLYKENYYSGMKHSTYMFECLNFDLNNHKFIYYNDFFINNSEKELLTTINKTITNSINSGELYYECWELSEEDFKVYKNNFVVNDDTVEFYFDDCIICPSYTGTYSIEIPIKEIMHLIKKYNDQPLIG